A segment of the Leclercia adecarboxylata genome:
TGCTTGACGATATCCGCTCCGATGGTGGCCGCCAGATGGTTGGCCTGACCGGTGAGATCGGCGGAAACGTGGTAATCGGTGCCGTCTTTGTTGAAGGCCGGGTTACGCAGGTACGCCCACAGCACGGTCACCAGGCCCAGCTCATGGGCACGCTCGAAGGCGGCGGAGATCTCCTCTATCTGACGGCGCGACTGCTCAGAGCCGAAATAGATGGTGGCCCCTACCGCGACCGCGCCGAGATTGAAGGCCTGCTCAACGCTGGCGTACAGGGTCTGGTCATATTCGGTGGGATAGCTCAGGGTTTCGTTGTGGTTAAGCTTAACCAGGAACGGAATACGGTGCGCGTAACGGCGGGAGACCGACGCCAGCACGCCGTAGGTGGACGCCACGCAGTTACAACCCGCCTCAATCGCCAGTTCCACGATATTCTTCGGATCAAAATAGAGTGGGTTGGCGGCAAAGGAGGCACCCGCCGAGTGCTCCACACCCTGGTCCACCGGCAGGATCGACAGATAGCCGGTCCCGCCCAGACGCCCGGTGTTATACAGCGTCTGCATATTTCGCAGCACCGCCGGCGGACGGTTGTTGTCCACCATCACGCGGTCGACGTAGTCGTGGCCAGGCAGGTAGAGATGGTCGGCTGGAATGGTCATACAACGATGCTGTAACAGGCTGTCGGCGTCTTTGCCAAGCAATTGCGTAATATCAGTCATGGTTTTCCTCCCGTCAGTGCCGACAAAGCGTCGGCGTGTTTTATCCAGGCTCACAGGATTGTAAGCCCCCTAAGCCTGGTCTGCGGGTCGTCAAATTGCCAGCCGTCTACCACCATGCATGAAAATGATGTACCGGGCCAATGCCCTGCCCCACTTCCAGCGTGTCCGCCTGCGCAAGTGCGCAGGAGAGCCAGGCTTTGGCCTCGCGGACGGTATCCGCCCAGCTATCGTGCCGCGGACGCAGCGCGGCCAGCGCGGCCGACAGGGTGCAGCCGGTGCCGTGGGTGTTTTTGGTATTCACCCGAGGAGCCGTAAAGCGCGTGGCCCCGTCGCGGGTAAACAGCCAGTCGGGGCTCTCGGGATCGTCCAGATGTCCGCCCTTCATCAGCACCGCCTCGCACCCCATCGCCAGCAATGCATAACCCTGCGCTTTCATCTCCTGTTCGTTACGGGCATGGGGGGCATCCAGCAACGCCGCCGCTTCGGGCAGGTTGGGGGTGATGAGCGCCACCTGCGGCAGCAGCTTTTTACGCAGCGTGTCGACAGCGGCGTGTGACAGCAGCGGGTCGCCGCTTTTCGCCAGCATTACCGTATCCAGCACCACGTTTTTCACCTGATGACGCAGGAGCTGCTCCGCCACCGCCTCGACGATATCGGTTTCGGCCAGCATGCCGATCTTAGTGGTGTCGATGCGTACATCGCTGAACACCGACTCCAGCTGCGCCGCCACGAAATCAGGTTCGATGCGGTAGACCGACTGCACCCCGCGGGTGTTCTGCGCCACCAGGGCGGTGATCACCGAGCAACCGTACGCACCGAGCGCGGAGAAGGTCTTCAGGTCGGCCTGGATCCCGGCCCCGCCGCTGGGGTCGGTGCCTGCGATGGTAAGCGCGTTAATCCGTTTCATCGTTGCGCCCCCAGTTCCCACAGTGCATCCAGAAACGCCGGGGCAAAACTGCCCGGGCCGCGACTAAGCGCCGCCGCCAGCGTGCCGGCCCGCTTCATCCAGCCGCAGGCCGCGGCGATGTTATCCAGCCGGTCCCCGGGCAGCGAGCAGCTGGCCGCCACTACCGCCGACAGGGCGCAGCCGGTGCCCACTACCCGGGTCATCAGCGGATCGCCGCCGGTAATTGTCTGGGTACGCAGTCCGTCAGTAACGTAATCCACCTCCCCGGTCACCACCACAATGGCATTGGTCTGCCGCGCCAGCGCCTGGGCTGCCGGCAGGGCGCTGGCCGCCGTGTCGGTGGTGTCCACTCCGCGCCCGCCTGCGCTCATCCCGGCGAGGGCAAGGATTTCAGAGGCGTTGCCGCGAATGGCCGCCGGTTTCAGGGCGAGGATTTGCTGGCAAAAACGGGTCCGGTACGCCAGGGCGCCCACGGCCACCGGATCGAGGGTCCAGGGTTTACCCGCCGCCACCGCGCTTTCAATCGCCCGGCGCATCGCCTGAGCGCGCGAGGAGGTCAGGGTCCCGACGTTAATCAGCAGCGCATCGGCAATAGCGGAGAACTGTTCGGCCTCTTCGGCTTCAATCACCATCGCCGGAGAGGCCCCGAGGGCCAGCAGTACGTTAGCGGTAAAGGTCTGCACCACGTCGTTGGTCATGCAGTGGGTCAGCGGGGAACGGGTTCGGAAGTGGTGTAAGGCGTGTAAATTAAGCAGGTCAGGCTGCATGGTATCGCTCCTGCCTTGCGCGAAGAAGCGATTGCCCGGAGGGCATCTGACTTCCCTACGCTGGCATTATCCAGATCAGGTGGTACGGGTATTTCTCAGCCTTCACAAAGAAGGGCACCCCGAGTCAAATAAATCAAAATCAAAAGCTTGCGATTAATGCTCCTCATTAATCCCTGATCAGGATAGTAATGCCAGCGGGAAGTCTTGTAAACGGCAAAAGCGGCCCTTTTGGTCTATGTGTGACAGGTTGAGTGACACAATGTGTGCCATGTAGAATGCTCTTAAGTTATCAACTACCGCATAAAAAAAGAGGTCATGATGGATTTACAAGCATGGGATAACGTTATCTCTATCGCTTCGAATGCTGTAACAGGTTTAAGCGTGGTTGCTGGCGTCATCTTCGGCGGGGTTAAACTTCAGGAGATGGTGAAAAACAAGAAAATGGAGCAAGCTTTCGCCTCTGCAATAGCGCTTAAAGGTGAGATTGATGCTACGAGGGGCCGTTATAATCGTATGCGTTTTGACCTTACACGCATAATGACTTTTATCGACACGCTCGCAAAGTCTGGTCAAAAAGTAGATCAAGAAAGCTACTATCAGATTCAAGGTTCCTTGAGAGATATGGCGGAAAACACCTTTCGTATTGGTAGCTGTTTCGTCAAAGTTAGCCACTATAACGTTGCCATTAAACAACCAGCTTGGGAACCATTTAACGCTCTTCTACACTCTGCTGGTGAAACGCAAATAGCTATATCGAAATTAGTAAACCTCATCACGCAGGCCTTGCTTAAAGAGCAGATAACAACGGAGGAATTCGAGACAATTCGTAATCTTTATGATGAACATGGTGAACAGATGAAAGGCGTTAATTACGCTATCGCCGGGATAGATATTATTAAATTTGATGAATTGTTTGACTTCAGCAAAGTTAATAAAAAAAGCCGGGATTAACCCGGCTCTTATGTTTTCAGTTTTCGTTGTCTC
Coding sequences within it:
- the fbaB gene encoding class I fructose-bisphosphate aldolase, with amino-acid sequence MTDITQLLGKDADSLLQHRCMTIPADHLYLPGHDYVDRVMVDNNRPPAVLRNMQTLYNTGRLGGTGYLSILPVDQGVEHSAGASFAANPLYFDPKNIVELAIEAGCNCVASTYGVLASVSRRYAHRIPFLVKLNHNETLSYPTEYDQTLYASVEQAFNLGAVAVGATIYFGSEQSRRQIEEISAAFERAHELGLVTVLWAYLRNPAFNKDGTDYHVSADLTGQANHLAATIGADIVKQKMAENNGGYEAVKFGYTDDRVYSKLTSDNPIDLVRYQLANCYMGRAGLINSGGAAGGETDLTDAVRTAVINKRAGGMGLILGRKAFKKSMADGVKLINAVQDVYLDKKVTIA
- the thiD gene encoding bifunctional hydroxymethylpyrimidine kinase/phosphomethylpyrimidine kinase, which gives rise to MKRINALTIAGTDPSGGAGIQADLKTFSALGAYGCSVITALVAQNTRGVQSVYRIEPDFVAAQLESVFSDVRIDTTKIGMLAETDIVEAVAEQLLRHQVKNVVLDTVMLAKSGDPLLSHAAVDTLRKKLLPQVALITPNLPEAAALLDAPHARNEQEMKAQGYALLAMGCEAVLMKGGHLDDPESPDWLFTRDGATRFTAPRVNTKNTHGTGCTLSAALAALRPRHDSWADTVREAKAWLSCALAQADTLEVGQGIGPVHHFHAWW
- the thiM gene encoding hydroxyethylthiazole kinase codes for the protein MQPDLLNLHALHHFRTRSPLTHCMTNDVVQTFTANVLLALGASPAMVIEAEEAEQFSAIADALLINVGTLTSSRAQAMRRAIESAVAAGKPWTLDPVAVGALAYRTRFCQQILALKPAAIRGNASEILALAGMSAGGRGVDTTDTAASALPAAQALARQTNAIVVVTGEVDYVTDGLRTQTITGGDPLMTRVVGTGCALSAVVAASCSLPGDRLDNIAAACGWMKRAGTLAAALSRGPGSFAPAFLDALWELGAQR